In Trichlorobacter lovleyi, the DNA window ATCCCAGGGCGTCCCCTGGAAAACCAGCGCAACCAGATCTTCGCGGATATCGCGAATGACGGTACTGTATACCCCGGTGGGAAAACGTTTCTGATAGGTTATTGCCAAATCAAGCGCCGTGTCGGCCGGCCCGTTGATCGCTTCCAGCAGGGCATGCTTGAAAGTGGTCTCTTCACGCAGATCAAAATCGGTGGTGTTAGCAGCAATCTTGGCGTAGGTGGCGCCTAAGGCTTGGTAATCATCAGGTGTTGCTTCAAGAAAAGCTCGGTCAGCCAGCTTCATGACGGCAATCTGGTGCGCCTTGTTATCCTTGAACGCAGTGGAGATGTTGTTGTAAATTGCCAGCGCATCGCCTTCACCCCCCTGACGGGCCAGCACGTCGGCCATACGAACCAGCAGTACCGGCGCATACTTCTTATCGGCGTTGGAGACAATCAGTCGTGCCAGTAACTGCCGTCCGCCCGGCAGGTCTCCACTGCGGGCAATACTGTCGCCATAGTAAAACATGATCGCCGGATTCAGCGTCAGAAAATCCTGCCATTGGCGGGCAGCCTCACGAAAGGTTTCCAGCGCCGGCCCATACTTCTGCAAACGATACTGAGCCTCTGCCAGCCGGTAGAGCGCAAGCGGGCGGATTCGGGATGGTCTGGTTGCAAACGGGGCAAAGGCATCTTCGGCGGCAGTCAGTTTACCTTTGTAGAGTGCCCCTTCCGCAGCAAGAAACAGGCGTTGCTCATCCTCCGGCAGCAGGGTCTTGAGCACATTCCGGTCTGTGGGTACAAAGGGTATCTCCGGCTTGAGGGGAGGGTCAAAGTTGCTGAGCAGTTTTGCCGCACCATTCCTGATCCTCTCCCTGCCGGGCAATGCTGGGTGGGCGGTTACCCCGCTAAAAAGCGGGCCGACATCCAGAGAAAGTGCCGGCAGGCCGTCAACATGTACCATTCGCCAGCCAACACGGTTGGCGGCAATGGCAAAGGTCAGCAAGGCGTCATTGCCGCGCTGAGAGACCAGCACCCCTCCGATATTGGCATCTGAGTAGCGTCGTAATGATCTGAACGGCGCACCGGAGGTATCACTGAACCTGATCCTGAGACGATTGCCGGGAATTCTTGAGACCCTGAAATGCGGTTCTTCAGCCAGTTTTACGGTGATACGGGTAAACGAGGATTTGGGACGGATCTCTATCCGGTGGATCAGATTCTGAATTGACGCATCAGCGCACTGCGGGAATAAAATCAAGGCAAGGAACAGACAAAGCAACCCGGCAGCACTGCCATGCAGCCCCCGACACAGCAGAAGTTCTGTTATCAGGCGGAAGGCAATCGGCATAGCCGCTTCACCTTACTGGCAATTTCATCAGGATCACAGGGTTTGATGATGATATCACGCGCTCCGTATTTAAGCGCTTTTAGCACGGCAGTACGCGTCCAGCGCTGGGCACACATTATTATCGGTACCGGTTGATCCTGGCGCAAGGCATTAATCTTGATGCAAACCGCAAGTTCACGGTCGTCGGCATCCTGTGAGCCGATCACCACCAGCCGCACATTACCTTGCGAAAACACCTCTTTGACATCGGCGTTCAGGGTTGATTCTGCTAGTTTAAAGCCGGAAAATCGCAGTGAATCCAATAGATGTGCCCGTTCTTCATCGCTGTCTTCAAAGACAGCAATCATATCCTCACCGGTTGTACCGGCAATGCCGCCAGCCTTGCGGACCGGTACGTCTTCGCCGGTTTCAGCCACAGCGCTGGGCGTTACTTCGCCTGATTCGCCAACCGGTTCTGCAGCAATCTCTTCAACAGGAGCAGCCGGGGGCGCTTCAGGTGGAGGGTCATACTGATTCCCGAGCGCAACCGGGATCAGCACGTCCAGGTGATGCATCTCCTGGCCTTCCATCTCCAGCCGGGAGCGAAACATCAGATAGTCGCCATTCGGCAGGGGATCATCGTCCGTCAGCGGATCGATTTCAGGGACGTATTTCTTTGAGCCGAGCAGCTTGAGGTGGGCCTTGCCGGAAAGGGAACCCTGAAAGGTTGAATTCATGGCCCCATTGATCATATTGCCAATTTCGCCGAAGGCGTCGATGTCATCCGGCTCAATGATGGAGAGACGCTGTTTTTCCTTAATCCTCGGCGCCGGAATCCCTAACAACAGGCTGCTCATCAAAATAGCATCCCGCAGATTGAAGACCAGATGAAACTGACCGGGATATTCTTCCCGCGACTCAACAGCCAGCACAAAAACGCCGTCATCAAGATCGCCGAAGTAGGCGGCCTTGCTAAAGGTCAAAGAGTCCGTCAGGGTTGCAGTCAAGCCCTGTCCCAACAGCATACCGGCCTCTTCACCGGCCTGCCGTAGAGCGGTCTCCAGCATTTCGTGCAGCTTTACATAACCATCCATCAGGGGCTCGCGGGAGATACAGAGTGAACTGCACGGGGTGCACCTTTGCACCCCGTACTAGCTAAATCGGGGGATTACTCTTCTTTCTTGAGGGTCAGACCAACCAGGAACCGTTCACTGGCGTCGACATTGAACGGAATCACCACACAATCGATGTCCGAAAGTGAGTTAACCGTGTAATCTTCGCCAGCAATCACCGTCGGAATGGAGAGCTTGACATCAAGCCCCCCTTTGGAAAGAATCATTTTGACGCTGCCACCCAGCATGTTGGCAATCTCACCAATGGCATCATTCAGATCCTCACCACCCTCTTCAACCTCACTCTCATCCATCCCCAACATGGCGCCGGTGATTTTCTTTGCAAGGTGCATCGGGCAGTGCATGGAGATAACACCGGAATAGGTACCGGCAAACCCCACCATACCGGTGATACTGCACTTGAAATGGGTGATCGGCTCTTTGAGCGGGAAATCGTCGGCCGGCTCCATCATCACCATTGTGGAAAAGACTTCGCGAGTAGCGTTGATAATGTACTCGGAAAGCTGTTGTTCCGAGAACTTGAGGCTATCAGCAATCTCGGCATTCAGACTCATAGGAGTCCCCCAAGCTTTTCATTCAGCTGTTCAGGAGTAAAGGGCTTTTTGATGCTGTCCTTGGCACCGCTGGCAATGGCGTCGGCAATCACATCCTCGCCACCTTCCGTGGTTATCATGACAATCGGCATCGAGAACCCGTTGGCACGAACGGCCTTGACAAACTCAAGACCATCCATGTTGGGCATATTGATATCAGAAAGGATCAGGTCAACGGTCTTACCTGAAGTCTGCAGGACGTTCAGTCCCTCAATACCATCGCCCCCCTCAAGGATGTCGTCAACCGGCAGTCCTGCCTGACGCAGTGAGCGGGAAATAATCTTTCTCATGGTGGATGAATCGTCAACGATCAGGATATTTGCCATATAACAGTTCCTCCCTGTGCCCCATGGGCATTAATTGATTCGTATCATGAATAGCAATGCTGCTATTTTTAACACAGCTTGCACTTAAAATTCAAACCCTGAATTTCCCCATCAGACGTTGCAGTTCTTCAGCCAGACGGGACAGTTCCTCTGCAGAGCGTGAGGAGTCCTGAGCCTTGTCTGTGCTTTCCTGCACCACATCGGTTATCTGGCGGATGCTCTGGCTGATGGAGTTGGTAGTGGCACTCTGTTCTTCAGCCGCTGTGGCGATCTGACTCATCTGCTGGGTGACATTCTGTATTTCATTGGTTATCACCCCAAGCGCCTCGCCGGACCGACTCGCCTCCCGGGTACCGTTTTCAACCTCGGCCACACCGTTTTCAATGGCCCGCACCGCACCACCAGTCTCCTGCTGGATCATGCGGATCATATCGCCAATTTCCTTGGTGGCCTTGGTGGTCCGCTCTGAAAGCGCCCGCACTTCGTCGGCAACCACGGCAAAGCCCCGCCCCTGCTCACCGGCACGGGCTGCTTCAATGGCGGCATTCAAAGCCAGCATATTGGTCTGGTCGGCAATATCTTCAATGGTACCGACAATGGTACCGATCTGGTTTGATTTTGACCCCAGCTCTTCCACGTTTGCAGCAGCCTCACCAACCCGCTCCGCAATCCGTTGCATACCGGCAATGGTTTCCTGAATCACCCGTGCCCCGGTTTCAGTGGCCTGGTCCGCCTCGGCTGCACTTGCTGCAGAACGGGTGCATGAGCTGGCAATCTCAAACGCAGTGGCGGACATCTCTTCTGCCGCCACCGCCACAGAAGCAGCCTGTCCGGCCATCTCTTCAGAGCTTGCAACCATAGCCGAAGAATTGAGCCGTACGCTTTCGGCAACCGCCGTGACCTGACGGGCATTTGCGGCCACCTGCCCGATTATGACAGCCAGATTCTCAACAAAGGTATTGAACCAACCGGCCGTTTCGCCGATCTCATCCTTGCTTGACACCTCTATCCGCTTGGTCAGATCACCTTCTCCGGTGGCTATATCCTTCAACCGCTCAGTCATGCTTGAAATTGATTTAAGGACCGGCAACACGATAAAGAGCAGCAACATAACCTGGCCGATGGACGATCCGACCAGAACAACCAGCATGATGGTCTTGCCCTTGGCAATGGTGCTGTCCAGCTCATTGCTGGCCTTTTTATGCAGTGTTCCGGCAATTTTGGGGATATAGTCTTCCAGCTGGGGCTGAAACTCATTGATAACGTCACGCAGCTCTTCGCGTCCTTCAATCACATCACCACCGCTCTTAAAGGTCGCCACCAACCCCTTGAACTGCTCCACATAGGCCTTGCCGAGCTGCTGGGCCTTGGCACTATGTCCCTTGATCTTTTTGTCGGTATTGACCTTGTCAAGCTGCTCAAGCACCTTATAGACCTCACCCACCTCCTTCTCAGCCCGGGCGG includes these proteins:
- a CDS encoding tetratricopeptide repeat protein; this encodes MPIAFRLITELLLCRGLHGSAAGLLCLFLALILFPQCADASIQNLIHRIEIRPKSSFTRITVKLAEEPHFRVSRIPGNRLRIRFSDTSGAPFRSLRRYSDANIGGVLVSQRGNDALLTFAIAANRVGWRMVHVDGLPALSLDVGPLFSGVTAHPALPGRERIRNGAAKLLSNFDPPLKPEIPFVPTDRNVLKTLLPEDEQRLFLAAEGALYKGKLTAAEDAFAPFATRPSRIRPLALYRLAEAQYRLQKYGPALETFREAARQWQDFLTLNPAIMFYYGDSIARSGDLPGGRQLLARLIVSNADKKYAPVLLVRMADVLARQGGEGDALAIYNNISTAFKDNKAHQIAVMKLADRAFLEATPDDYQALGATYAKIAANTTDFDLREETTFKHALLEAINGPADTALDLAITYQKRFPTGVYSTVIRDIREDLVALVFQGTPWDKNPAGLIRLVTDNQEYLATAVKNPVFLPAVSGAFEKAGRPLDLIALYSGLLERPWVGADNIPYLTLQVADQAELLGDTLMARRVLQGFLLRNPAHAQTRWAHERLGAIQFAAHELPAVRVGLSWLLNKQESATFPVSYYYLGRALWDNKEYARSAQAMELYLYAVKDMKEVPVLVGDAYYIAASSRQVLGERKAAAVLLEAGLKAASKERKEQFLYKLGELAALDGRSQQARALFERVLNEGRDPDWQRLARQALEDDKLSRPAVAPSKKK
- a CDS encoding chemotaxis protein CheX, whose protein sequence is MSLNAEIADSLKFSEQQLSEYIINATREVFSTMVMMEPADDFPLKEPITHFKCSITGMVGFAGTYSGVISMHCPMHLAKKITGAMLGMDESEVEEGGEDLNDAIGEIANMLGGSVKMILSKGGLDVKLSIPTVIAGEDYTVNSLSDIDCVVIPFNVDASERFLVGLTLKKEE
- a CDS encoding response regulator; its protein translation is MDGYVKLHEMLETALRQAGEEAGMLLGQGLTATLTDSLTFSKAAYFGDLDDGVFVLAVESREEYPGQFHLVFNLRDAILMSSLLLGIPAPRIKEKQRLSIIEPDDIDAFGEIGNMINGAMNSTFQGSLSGKAHLKLLGSKKYVPEIDPLTDDDPLPNGDYLMFRSRLEMEGQEMHHLDVLIPVALGNQYDPPPEAPPAAPVEEIAAEPVGESGEVTPSAVAETGEDVPVRKAGGIAGTTGEDMIAVFEDSDEERAHLLDSLRFSGFKLAESTLNADVKEVFSQGNVRLVVIGSQDADDRELAVCIKINALRQDQPVPIIMCAQRWTRTAVLKALKYGARDIIIKPCDPDEIASKVKRLCRLPSA
- a CDS encoding methyl-accepting chemotaxis protein, which encodes MNFTIKQKMTALIAFLLGVAVLVTGLMLFTFLKINSSLDQMDRITKIQHAAMQGSIHMLKAREYEGEFFTRKDDKWTARAEKEVGEVYKVLEQLDKVNTDKKIKGHSAKAQQLGKAYVEQFKGLVATFKSGGDVIEGREELRDVINEFQPQLEDYIPKIAGTLHKKASNELDSTIAKGKTIMLVVLVGSSIGQVMLLLFIVLPVLKSISSMTERLKDIATGEGDLTKRIEVSSKDEIGETAGWFNTFVENLAVIIGQVAANARQVTAVAESVRLNSSAMVASSEEMAGQAASVAVAAEEMSATAFEIASSCTRSAASAAEADQATETGARVIQETIAGMQRIAERVGEAAANVEELGSKSNQIGTIVGTIEDIADQTNMLALNAAIEAARAGEQGRGFAVVADEVRALSERTTKATKEIGDMIRMIQQETGGAVRAIENGVAEVENGTREASRSGEALGVITNEIQNVTQQMSQIATAAEEQSATTNSISQSIRQITDVVQESTDKAQDSSRSAEELSRLAEELQRLMGKFRV
- a CDS encoding response regulator, with translation MANILIVDDSSTMRKIISRSLRQAGLPVDDILEGGDGIEGLNVLQTSGKTVDLILSDINMPNMDGLEFVKAVRANGFSMPIVMITTEGGEDVIADAIASGAKDSIKKPFTPEQLNEKLGGLL